The following are from one region of the Dermacentor albipictus isolate Rhodes 1998 colony chromosome 5, USDA_Dalb.pri_finalv2, whole genome shotgun sequence genome:
- the LOC135908380 gene encoding major facilitator superfamily domain-containing protein 6-like isoform X2 — protein sequence MRQADPLSAGSCGGACESLYRLRDCADKHTAAMESCWTRCLPASVNRQLLPLKAHFFLYLAGQACVYPYLAVIGRQVGINAAMIAVIFSLTPLAAVIIKPLCGFVIDRTQNATAVIAFLQAVLVVSHGVVFFSPSFKAHADSSFTGYINCSSSQLMVSNASSASSVPSGARESAPLSCNLTAIEGDYSANINVTSASHTLVSLSGLSDICTNASVNESAASEIYAALRCPSDATHYDGKFWIYTISVVVAWTSSATLFTVTDAAVCELLGDKVSAFGRQRLWGTISWGVVSPLIGFMIDEASDPSHTDYKPGFYFFAAFMVLDVLLICCMPRLRTADLSVNFLRDIATLFCNAEIVLFTVWTFVVGALMGVVWSFSTWYLEDLHASKLMIGLTNTVMSLCVEVPLFFISKTILERIGYYFSYSAALLAFSIKFIGYSYLVNPWYGLIVDIAGGTIFPLAYSAMTVFAKRAATPGTAASMMCILGSTFEGLGIAAGNLLGGMSIDKIGARLTFRYLGYLSAGCAILCTLTYLCLRYLGGGRLDSSRRGYSPIGEARPDGRQGTRCDEER from the exons GCAGACCCGTTAAGCGCAGGCAGCTGCGGAGGGGCATGTGAGAGCCTTTACCGATTAAGGGATTGCGC AGACAAGCACACCGCAGCGATGGAATCCTGCTGGACCCGATGCCTACCGGCGTCCGTCAACAGGCAGCTGCTGCCGCTGAAGGCCCACTTTTTTCTCTACCTTGCAG gaCAAGCATGCGTGTACCCGTACCTGGCCGTGATCGGGCGACAGGTAGGAATAAACGCTGCCATGATCGCTGTCATCTTCTCCCTAACACCACTGGCTGCTGTCATCATAAAGCCCCTGTGTGGATTTGTCATCGACCGGACGCAAAACGCCACTGCCGTAATTGCCTTTCTTCAAGCCGTCTTGGTCGTCTCCCATGGGGTTGTTTTCTTCAGCCCCAGCTTCAAGGCCCACGCCGATAGTTCGTTCAccggttacataaactgcagcTCTAGTCAGCTGATGGTATCGAACGCAAGTTCGGCCTCTAGCGTTCCCTCCGGGGCTCGTGAAAGCGCCCCGCTTTCCTGCAACCTGACAGCGATTGAAGGTGACTATTCAGCGAACATCAACGTCACGAGTGCCTCGCACACCCTGGTTAGCTTAAGTGGCCTGTCCGACATATGCACCAATGCGTCGGTTAACGAGAGCGCTGCCAGTGAAATTTACGCCGCCCTGCGCTGTCCATCCGATGCCACTCATTACGACGGCAAATTCTGGATCTACACCATttcggtcgtcgtcgcctggaCGTCTTCGGCGACCCTGTTCACCGTCACGGATGCTGCCGTCTGCGAGCTGCTGGGCGACAAAGTGAGCGCTTTCGGGCGCCAGCGTCTCTGGGGCACCATCAGTTGGGGCGTTGTGAGCCCGCTGATCGGATTCATGATCGACGAAGCCAGTGACCCTTCCCACACCGACTACAAGCCGGGCTTCTATTTCTTCGCGGCCTTCATGGTCTTGGACGTACTCCTCATATGCTGCATGCCCCGCTTGCGTACGGCAGACTTGTCCGTGAACTTTCTCAGGGACATCGCGACCCTGTTCTGCAACGCCGAGATCGTGCTGTTCACGGTGTGGACGTTCGTGGTTGGCGCCCTCATGGGTGTGGTCTGGTCCTTCAGCACATGGTACTTGGAAGACCTGCACGCCTCTAAGCTGATGATCGGCCTGACCAACACGGTGATGAGCTTGTGCGTGGAGGTGCCGCTCTTCTTCATCTCCAAGACAATACTCGAGCGCATCGGGTACTACTTTTCCTACTCGGCGGCTTTACTGGCGTTCTCAATCAAGTTCATCGGCTACTCGTATCTTGTCAATCCCTGGTACGGGCTCATCGTGGATATAGCGGGCGGCACCATCTTTCCCCTTGCCTACTCCGCCATGACTGTGTTCGCCAAGCGGGCGGCTACACCTGGGACGGCTGCTTCGATGATGTGCATCTTGGGCTCGACTTTCGAAGGTCTCG gtatCGCAGCCGGAAACCTGCTGGGCGGGATGAGCATCGACAAAATCGGCGCCCGGCTCACATTCCGCTATCTTGGCTACTTGTCTGCGGGGTGCGCAATTTTGTGCACTCTGACCTACCTGTGTCTTCGGTACCTGGGCGGTGGCCGTTTAG ATTCCTCCCGCAGGGGCTACTCCCCGATCGGAGAAGCTCGGCCTGACGGGCGCCAAGGAACAAGATGCGACGAAGAACGGTAG
- the LOC135908380 gene encoding major facilitator superfamily domain-containing protein 6-like isoform X1, with protein sequence MRQADPLSAGSCGGACESLYRLRDCADKHTAAMESCWTRCLPASVNRQLLPLKAHFFLYLAGQACVYPYLAVIGRQVGINAAMIAVIFSLTPLAAVIIKPLCGFVIDRTQNATAVIAFLQAVLVVSHGVVFFSPSFKAHADSSFTGYINCSSSQLMVSNASSASSVPSGARESAPLSCNLTAIEGDYSANINVTSASHTLVSLSGLSDICTNASVNESAASEIYAALRCPSDATHYDGKFWIYTISVVVAWTSSATLFTVTDAAVCELLGDKVSAFGRQRLWGTISWGVVSPLIGFMIDEASDPSHTDYKPGFYFFAAFMVLDVLLICCMPRLRTADLSVNFLRDIATLFCNAEIVLFTVWTFVVGALMGVVWSFSTWYLEDLHASKLMIGLTNTVMSLCVEVPLFFISKTILERIGYYFSYSAALLAFSIKFIGYSYLVNPWYGLIVDIAGGTIFPLAYSAMTVFAKRAATPGTAASMMCILGSTFEGLGIAAGNLLGGMSIDKIGARLTFRYLGYLSAGCAILCTLTYLCLRYLGGGRLGATPRSEKLGLTGAKEQDATKNGSARLYDSAANNECAERTYF encoded by the exons GCAGACCCGTTAAGCGCAGGCAGCTGCGGAGGGGCATGTGAGAGCCTTTACCGATTAAGGGATTGCGC AGACAAGCACACCGCAGCGATGGAATCCTGCTGGACCCGATGCCTACCGGCGTCCGTCAACAGGCAGCTGCTGCCGCTGAAGGCCCACTTTTTTCTCTACCTTGCAG gaCAAGCATGCGTGTACCCGTACCTGGCCGTGATCGGGCGACAGGTAGGAATAAACGCTGCCATGATCGCTGTCATCTTCTCCCTAACACCACTGGCTGCTGTCATCATAAAGCCCCTGTGTGGATTTGTCATCGACCGGACGCAAAACGCCACTGCCGTAATTGCCTTTCTTCAAGCCGTCTTGGTCGTCTCCCATGGGGTTGTTTTCTTCAGCCCCAGCTTCAAGGCCCACGCCGATAGTTCGTTCAccggttacataaactgcagcTCTAGTCAGCTGATGGTATCGAACGCAAGTTCGGCCTCTAGCGTTCCCTCCGGGGCTCGTGAAAGCGCCCCGCTTTCCTGCAACCTGACAGCGATTGAAGGTGACTATTCAGCGAACATCAACGTCACGAGTGCCTCGCACACCCTGGTTAGCTTAAGTGGCCTGTCCGACATATGCACCAATGCGTCGGTTAACGAGAGCGCTGCCAGTGAAATTTACGCCGCCCTGCGCTGTCCATCCGATGCCACTCATTACGACGGCAAATTCTGGATCTACACCATttcggtcgtcgtcgcctggaCGTCTTCGGCGACCCTGTTCACCGTCACGGATGCTGCCGTCTGCGAGCTGCTGGGCGACAAAGTGAGCGCTTTCGGGCGCCAGCGTCTCTGGGGCACCATCAGTTGGGGCGTTGTGAGCCCGCTGATCGGATTCATGATCGACGAAGCCAGTGACCCTTCCCACACCGACTACAAGCCGGGCTTCTATTTCTTCGCGGCCTTCATGGTCTTGGACGTACTCCTCATATGCTGCATGCCCCGCTTGCGTACGGCAGACTTGTCCGTGAACTTTCTCAGGGACATCGCGACCCTGTTCTGCAACGCCGAGATCGTGCTGTTCACGGTGTGGACGTTCGTGGTTGGCGCCCTCATGGGTGTGGTCTGGTCCTTCAGCACATGGTACTTGGAAGACCTGCACGCCTCTAAGCTGATGATCGGCCTGACCAACACGGTGATGAGCTTGTGCGTGGAGGTGCCGCTCTTCTTCATCTCCAAGACAATACTCGAGCGCATCGGGTACTACTTTTCCTACTCGGCGGCTTTACTGGCGTTCTCAATCAAGTTCATCGGCTACTCGTATCTTGTCAATCCCTGGTACGGGCTCATCGTGGATATAGCGGGCGGCACCATCTTTCCCCTTGCCTACTCCGCCATGACTGTGTTCGCCAAGCGGGCGGCTACACCTGGGACGGCTGCTTCGATGATGTGCATCTTGGGCTCGACTTTCGAAGGTCTCG gtatCGCAGCCGGAAACCTGCTGGGCGGGATGAGCATCGACAAAATCGGCGCCCGGCTCACATTCCGCTATCTTGGCTACTTGTCTGCGGGGTGCGCAATTTTGTGCACTCTGACCTACCTGTGTCTTCGGTACCTGGGCGGTGGCCGTTTAG GGGCTACTCCCCGATCGGAGAAGCTCGGCCTGACGGGCGCCAAGGAACAAGATGCGACGAAGAACGGTAGCGCCCGGCTGTACGACAGTGCTGCCAACAACGAATGCGCCGAGCGCACTTACTTCTGA
- the LOC135908380 gene encoding major facilitator superfamily domain-containing protein 6-like isoform X3: MRDKHTAAMESCWTRCLPASVNRQLLPLKAHFFLYLAGQACVYPYLAVIGRQVGINAAMIAVIFSLTPLAAVIIKPLCGFVIDRTQNATAVIAFLQAVLVVSHGVVFFSPSFKAHADSSFTGYINCSSSQLMVSNASSASSVPSGARESAPLSCNLTAIEGDYSANINVTSASHTLVSLSGLSDICTNASVNESAASEIYAALRCPSDATHYDGKFWIYTISVVVAWTSSATLFTVTDAAVCELLGDKVSAFGRQRLWGTISWGVVSPLIGFMIDEASDPSHTDYKPGFYFFAAFMVLDVLLICCMPRLRTADLSVNFLRDIATLFCNAEIVLFTVWTFVVGALMGVVWSFSTWYLEDLHASKLMIGLTNTVMSLCVEVPLFFISKTILERIGYYFSYSAALLAFSIKFIGYSYLVNPWYGLIVDIAGGTIFPLAYSAMTVFAKRAATPGTAASMMCILGSTFEGLGIAAGNLLGGMSIDKIGARLTFRYLGYLSAGCAILCTLTYLCLRYLGGGRLGATPRSEKLGLTGAKEQDATKNGSARLYDSAANNECAERTYF, translated from the exons AGACAAGCACACCGCAGCGATGGAATCCTGCTGGACCCGATGCCTACCGGCGTCCGTCAACAGGCAGCTGCTGCCGCTGAAGGCCCACTTTTTTCTCTACCTTGCAG gaCAAGCATGCGTGTACCCGTACCTGGCCGTGATCGGGCGACAGGTAGGAATAAACGCTGCCATGATCGCTGTCATCTTCTCCCTAACACCACTGGCTGCTGTCATCATAAAGCCCCTGTGTGGATTTGTCATCGACCGGACGCAAAACGCCACTGCCGTAATTGCCTTTCTTCAAGCCGTCTTGGTCGTCTCCCATGGGGTTGTTTTCTTCAGCCCCAGCTTCAAGGCCCACGCCGATAGTTCGTTCAccggttacataaactgcagcTCTAGTCAGCTGATGGTATCGAACGCAAGTTCGGCCTCTAGCGTTCCCTCCGGGGCTCGTGAAAGCGCCCCGCTTTCCTGCAACCTGACAGCGATTGAAGGTGACTATTCAGCGAACATCAACGTCACGAGTGCCTCGCACACCCTGGTTAGCTTAAGTGGCCTGTCCGACATATGCACCAATGCGTCGGTTAACGAGAGCGCTGCCAGTGAAATTTACGCCGCCCTGCGCTGTCCATCCGATGCCACTCATTACGACGGCAAATTCTGGATCTACACCATttcggtcgtcgtcgcctggaCGTCTTCGGCGACCCTGTTCACCGTCACGGATGCTGCCGTCTGCGAGCTGCTGGGCGACAAAGTGAGCGCTTTCGGGCGCCAGCGTCTCTGGGGCACCATCAGTTGGGGCGTTGTGAGCCCGCTGATCGGATTCATGATCGACGAAGCCAGTGACCCTTCCCACACCGACTACAAGCCGGGCTTCTATTTCTTCGCGGCCTTCATGGTCTTGGACGTACTCCTCATATGCTGCATGCCCCGCTTGCGTACGGCAGACTTGTCCGTGAACTTTCTCAGGGACATCGCGACCCTGTTCTGCAACGCCGAGATCGTGCTGTTCACGGTGTGGACGTTCGTGGTTGGCGCCCTCATGGGTGTGGTCTGGTCCTTCAGCACATGGTACTTGGAAGACCTGCACGCCTCTAAGCTGATGATCGGCCTGACCAACACGGTGATGAGCTTGTGCGTGGAGGTGCCGCTCTTCTTCATCTCCAAGACAATACTCGAGCGCATCGGGTACTACTTTTCCTACTCGGCGGCTTTACTGGCGTTCTCAATCAAGTTCATCGGCTACTCGTATCTTGTCAATCCCTGGTACGGGCTCATCGTGGATATAGCGGGCGGCACCATCTTTCCCCTTGCCTACTCCGCCATGACTGTGTTCGCCAAGCGGGCGGCTACACCTGGGACGGCTGCTTCGATGATGTGCATCTTGGGCTCGACTTTCGAAGGTCTCG gtatCGCAGCCGGAAACCTGCTGGGCGGGATGAGCATCGACAAAATCGGCGCCCGGCTCACATTCCGCTATCTTGGCTACTTGTCTGCGGGGTGCGCAATTTTGTGCACTCTGACCTACCTGTGTCTTCGGTACCTGGGCGGTGGCCGTTTAG GGGCTACTCCCCGATCGGAGAAGCTCGGCCTGACGGGCGCCAAGGAACAAGATGCGACGAAGAACGGTAGCGCCCGGCTGTACGACAGTGCTGCCAACAACGAATGCGCCGAGCGCACTTACTTCTGA
- the LOC135908380 gene encoding major facilitator superfamily domain-containing protein 6-like isoform X4, giving the protein MESCWTRCLPASVNRQLLPLKAHFFLYLAGQACVYPYLAVIGRQVGINAAMIAVIFSLTPLAAVIIKPLCGFVIDRTQNATAVIAFLQAVLVVSHGVVFFSPSFKAHADSSFTGYINCSSSQLMVSNASSASSVPSGARESAPLSCNLTAIEGDYSANINVTSASHTLVSLSGLSDICTNASVNESAASEIYAALRCPSDATHYDGKFWIYTISVVVAWTSSATLFTVTDAAVCELLGDKVSAFGRQRLWGTISWGVVSPLIGFMIDEASDPSHTDYKPGFYFFAAFMVLDVLLICCMPRLRTADLSVNFLRDIATLFCNAEIVLFTVWTFVVGALMGVVWSFSTWYLEDLHASKLMIGLTNTVMSLCVEVPLFFISKTILERIGYYFSYSAALLAFSIKFIGYSYLVNPWYGLIVDIAGGTIFPLAYSAMTVFAKRAATPGTAASMMCILGSTFEGLGIAAGNLLGGMSIDKIGARLTFRYLGYLSAGCAILCTLTYLCLRYLGGGRLGATPRSEKLGLTGAKEQDATKNGSARLYDSAANNECAERTYF; this is encoded by the exons ATGGAATCCTGCTGGACCCGATGCCTACCGGCGTCCGTCAACAGGCAGCTGCTGCCGCTGAAGGCCCACTTTTTTCTCTACCTTGCAG gaCAAGCATGCGTGTACCCGTACCTGGCCGTGATCGGGCGACAGGTAGGAATAAACGCTGCCATGATCGCTGTCATCTTCTCCCTAACACCACTGGCTGCTGTCATCATAAAGCCCCTGTGTGGATTTGTCATCGACCGGACGCAAAACGCCACTGCCGTAATTGCCTTTCTTCAAGCCGTCTTGGTCGTCTCCCATGGGGTTGTTTTCTTCAGCCCCAGCTTCAAGGCCCACGCCGATAGTTCGTTCAccggttacataaactgcagcTCTAGTCAGCTGATGGTATCGAACGCAAGTTCGGCCTCTAGCGTTCCCTCCGGGGCTCGTGAAAGCGCCCCGCTTTCCTGCAACCTGACAGCGATTGAAGGTGACTATTCAGCGAACATCAACGTCACGAGTGCCTCGCACACCCTGGTTAGCTTAAGTGGCCTGTCCGACATATGCACCAATGCGTCGGTTAACGAGAGCGCTGCCAGTGAAATTTACGCCGCCCTGCGCTGTCCATCCGATGCCACTCATTACGACGGCAAATTCTGGATCTACACCATttcggtcgtcgtcgcctggaCGTCTTCGGCGACCCTGTTCACCGTCACGGATGCTGCCGTCTGCGAGCTGCTGGGCGACAAAGTGAGCGCTTTCGGGCGCCAGCGTCTCTGGGGCACCATCAGTTGGGGCGTTGTGAGCCCGCTGATCGGATTCATGATCGACGAAGCCAGTGACCCTTCCCACACCGACTACAAGCCGGGCTTCTATTTCTTCGCGGCCTTCATGGTCTTGGACGTACTCCTCATATGCTGCATGCCCCGCTTGCGTACGGCAGACTTGTCCGTGAACTTTCTCAGGGACATCGCGACCCTGTTCTGCAACGCCGAGATCGTGCTGTTCACGGTGTGGACGTTCGTGGTTGGCGCCCTCATGGGTGTGGTCTGGTCCTTCAGCACATGGTACTTGGAAGACCTGCACGCCTCTAAGCTGATGATCGGCCTGACCAACACGGTGATGAGCTTGTGCGTGGAGGTGCCGCTCTTCTTCATCTCCAAGACAATACTCGAGCGCATCGGGTACTACTTTTCCTACTCGGCGGCTTTACTGGCGTTCTCAATCAAGTTCATCGGCTACTCGTATCTTGTCAATCCCTGGTACGGGCTCATCGTGGATATAGCGGGCGGCACCATCTTTCCCCTTGCCTACTCCGCCATGACTGTGTTCGCCAAGCGGGCGGCTACACCTGGGACGGCTGCTTCGATGATGTGCATCTTGGGCTCGACTTTCGAAGGTCTCG gtatCGCAGCCGGAAACCTGCTGGGCGGGATGAGCATCGACAAAATCGGCGCCCGGCTCACATTCCGCTATCTTGGCTACTTGTCTGCGGGGTGCGCAATTTTGTGCACTCTGACCTACCTGTGTCTTCGGTACCTGGGCGGTGGCCGTTTAG GGGCTACTCCCCGATCGGAGAAGCTCGGCCTGACGGGCGCCAAGGAACAAGATGCGACGAAGAACGGTAGCGCCCGGCTGTACGACAGTGCTGCCAACAACGAATGCGCCGAGCGCACTTACTTCTGA